The following proteins come from a genomic window of Lolium rigidum isolate FL_2022 chromosome 5, APGP_CSIRO_Lrig_0.1, whole genome shotgun sequence:
- the LOC124657969 gene encoding uncharacterized protein LOC124657969, whose translation MAPILRRRDLLDEVEARVIRSVVIVKFFMRGSEVSVTGKRKRETQDTQLVARTHYRASTGFIVDSAKGTALVVVPSPRIDPKGGDIVRVFFHGGIIRDACVFISKTQHGHMVLEVKNCPAHCPAVTFHTQTYHRGDVFVLANRSDSGLNSYSGTVIHPDTTAYPALDGVRGFSKTKTPRSEEMFTFNLIDDSFVDTVGAAVFDMAGIVAGAISHEDTRSGGGCKITYARHACYFAPQLLENIQRQKGKLAAGK comes from the exons ATGGCTCCG ATTCTGCGTCGGAGGGACTTGTTAGATGAGGTGGAAGCCCGTGTTATCCGGTCAGTTGTGATTGTTAAATTTTTCATGCGAGGATCTGAAGTCTCGGTAACAGGGAAGAGGAAAAGGGAAACTCAAGATACACAGCTGGTTGCAAGGACCCACTACAGAGCTTCAACTGGCTTTATTGTTGATTCTGCCAAAGGGACTGCTTTGGTTGTGGTTCCGTCTCCCAGAATTGACCCAAAAGGGGGTGACATAGTGCGGGTATTCTTTCATGGGGGCATCATCAGAGATGCCTGTGTCTTTATTAGTAAAACTCAACATGGCCATATGGTTTTGGAGGTAAAAAATTGTCCTGCTCACTGTCCAGCTGTGACTTTTCACACCCAGACCTATCATAGGGGAGATGTTTTCGTTTTGGCTAACAGAAGCGACAGCGGATTAAATTCTTACTCAGGCACTGTTAT TCACCCTGACACTACAGCATATCCTGCTCTTGATGGTGTAAGAGGTTTTTCGAAGACCAAGACACCAAGAAGTGAAGAGATGTTCACTTTTAACCTGATTGATGATAGCTTTGTGGACACTGTTGGTGCAGCGGTATTCGATATGGCGGGTATAGTTGCTGGGGCTATCAGCCATGAAGATACCAGATCTGGTGGAGGATGTAAAATAACATATGCGCGTCATGCGTGTTATTTTGCTCCTCAGCTACTGGAGAATATTCAG AGGCAGAAGGGGAAGCTTGCAGCAGGCAAGTAA